In the genome of Acidimicrobiia bacterium, the window GCCGCTTGCCCTGCTCTCGGGGATCTGGGGAATGAATTTCTCGTCCATTCCCCTGGCCGACCAACCGCACGGCTTTTTGAGCATGATGATCGCGATGAGCGTCGTCGCTATCGGGGTGTGGATCTACTTTCGACGACGGGGTTTCATCGGTGGGCCGAGATTGCGCGACATACCGCGCTTCGTCGGAATGTCCCTGGAATCCCTGGGCTCCGCCCCTCTCCGAGCAGCGACCAACCTCCTAAAAGGCCCCGAATCCACCAACCAGGATGAATAGCACAGCCGATCCACAACCAGTCGTCTCGGTGCCTATCCATCGTCGCGGCCGGAGGCTGGGACATGGGGTAAGGCATCGACTTCATCCTTTGTGAGTCGTAGAAACACCTCGTCAAGACTGATCCGATTGATGGCTCCCATTGGAATGGCAATGTCCCGTTTGCCCCACAGATGGCCACGTCGGAGCACAACATGCGTCACTGCACCCTTGCCATCGATGACAAACCCCTCGACGTGGCCGGCCCGATCCCCGTCAGCGAGATGAACAACACTCTCGCGCCGGATCTCCACCGTGTGCTCCGGGATCATGTCATAGGCGACTTCCACGAAGCTGTCGAAGGGGAGGCCGCTTTCGGGAAGTTCGGACGAAAACCCCGGCAATGTGAGCACGCGCTCGATGCCAATCTCCCAGCCATCTTCAACGGTGATCGGCTCGTCAATACCGACAAACGACGTGGATTCGACGTAGGGATAGTGGTCGAATTCTGCCCGATCACACTTGAGTCGAAGCACACCATCAGCTTCGGAGGCTACATCGCTAATCGGGACGAGCCGCGACAAGTGTTCGCGGTTGACCGGGTACACCACCAGATGGGTGACGGTCTTGCGGTCCGGATCGACAACCACGTCCCTGAGTCGACACTCAGCGTCATCAGCGAGTCGTAGCTGGGTATCAAGCTTCAGCTGCATTGTCTCTCCCAAATTGAGGAATGACTCCGTTGAAGTCTATGAACTTCCATCCAATAGCGCACCTAGTTCGCTGGAGAACCTGATGCGGCCGCCACGACGTTCTGGTGGATTTCTGCGGTCAGACGATCAATCTGTTTCGTCAACCGGGTGTTGAGTTCGAGCAACTCCTTCAGGTCAAGGTTTTGCCGCGAGACCAACTCCTGGCGTTGCATGAAACCCGCTGCGAGGTCTTCACGATGCTTGATGTCGAGGGCACTGTGGGCTTTGTCGCGATCAGCCTGGCGGGTTTGGGCAAGCAGAATCAAAGGCGCCGCATATGCCGCCTGCAGTGAAAAGGCCAAGTTGAGGAGAATGAAGGGATACGGATCCCACCGCTTGGCGACTGCCACTACGTTCACGACAATCCAGGCGATAACCAGGAAGGTCTGCCCGATCAGGAACCTTGGCGTTCCAAAGAACCTGGCGAAGGCTTCCGCCTTGCACCCAAAGGCGTCACCCCCAAAAGCTCCCTGCAAATGCTCGACTGACTTGACCACTCGTTCTGCGTGAGTTTCCATTCCGTTCTCCTTGCCCACTGTCCGAGGCCTCGATGATCATCCTTGTTAGCTGCGGTCCCTGGCTTTCGGGTCCTGCCGATAGAATTCCTGTAGCAGCAAGTACAACTCTGGTTCGGCGTCAGCCAGTTCGACCGGCAATACGAAGAATGCCTCGGTAGCAACCGCCAGGAATTCGGCAGGGTTCGTCGCCGCGTACGCGTCGATCGGCATCACCGTTCCCGCTCGTAGCCTCGCCAACAACTCCGGCATCTGTGCCCGCCACCGCTCGGACAGGGTGGCAGTCAGAGGTGGCACCCCATCGGCGGCGCCATTGCGCATATCGAGCTTGTGAGCGAATTCGTGCAAGACGACATTGTGTCCGCGCTCGGGATGCCGGGCATCATTGGCGACCCGATCCCACACCAATAACACCGGGCCATGCAACATTGCCTGACCGGCGAGCCTCGGATGATCGTCACTCACAACTCCCCCGTCGAGTCGACGGGATCCCCTTTGGACGACGACCCCTGGCGAGACGACGATGGCGGACACGTCGTCGTAGAAGCCATAGTCAAGTCCAAGAATCAACAGGCATGCCTGGGCAGCAATCAGCACCCGGACCTCATCGTCGGGCGAATACCCGAACACTCCCTCGATGGTCTTGTCGACGAGGAAGACCCGGATGAGCTCCTCCATCCGGAGGCGTTCGGTGGGTTCGAGGTTCGACCACCAGCTGAGCCGGGCAGCCAACAGCTGTCGATCCGATTCCTCAAAAGGTGTTTTCAGTGCTCGGGATGCCCGACGGTTCACTCGTTCCATGATTGACCTGAGGTAGATGCGCTCCCCATCGGAGATTCAGGCCGCTTCCCGGGTTCGGCCCAGCGTGAGCAGTCCGAAGAGAGCGCCGGCGAAAAAGAGAGCGTTGAGACCAAGCACGATTGCGCCGACCGCCACCAGAACTGGCGTAGTCACCGACGAAGCGACGAGCAGCAAGAATCGCACGAATGGGGCATCGGGATCTGCGGACAACTCTTCGGCAAAGACCGCCTGAACGAAGCCGATCGGTCCGATCAGGGTGGCGCCGAGGATGAACAAGCCAACGAACATCCCTGCCACGCTTCCCAGGATCCGCCATACGGCTCCTCGCCTGGCTTCGACCGTGGCAGGAACATCTCTCCGCTGGAGCTCCCAGGCTGCCGAAATCACATCGCGGAACATCTTGAGGCGTCGGCCCATCCCCTCCCAGAATCCGAACTTTGCCTCTTTGACGGTCTGGCTAATGCCTTTGAAGACGTGGTACTTGAGACCGCCTCCGTGATAGATGGCGTAGAAGTTCAAGCCGGCCTCGATCCGGAACCGATCCTTGTACCGGTCGGGAAGTCGGAGCCACAAATCCTTCGTGAGCGCCCGTTCGCCGCCGAGCAACGGAATGAAGGCCATGAGTAGATGCAGGTAGTAGATCTTGCGGTTTCGCATGAGGATGAACATTTCACACGACCCGTCCATGACGGGCCGTATGGTCTCGCGGATCATGTGATGGGTCAGTCCGATGATGTCTGCGTCCGCAAAGAAGATCAGGTCCGTCGACGCGTGCTGCACGCCAACGTCCATGGCATGACCCTTGCCCTGGTTTGGTTCTACCCGCAGGTAGGTAACCGGGTATCGACCAACTACTTCCCGCGTCCCATCGGTCGATCCGTCGTCGACTACGACAACCTTGTCGAACCCGTTGTAGCTGGTCAAGACGTCGAGCACCACTCCGATTCGGGCTGCTTCGTTGTAGGCAGCTACGACAGCTGTGACGCCACGAGACGACGGTTCAGAACCCACGCTCTCCCTTTCTTCAGCATGACCGCCAACACCAACAGAATCGGTAGCCCGTACTCGATCCTGGTCAGATCACCATTCAGATTGGCAATGCCTTGGCTGGCCAACCAGCCGATCGGCACCAACACTGCCAGCCAGGCAAGCGTACCGATGGCGTCGAAGACCACAAACGTGCGCGTCGGAACCTTTCGTGACGCCATATAGACGATCGACAGTGTCCGGGTACCCCACAGGAATTTCACGAACAGCAGACCGCGATGGGGATGTTCACCAACCATCCCATCGAGACGGTTGGTCAACCGATAAAACGACGCCGCCCTCTCCTCGTTACCCCTGATCTTGTGCATCGTCCGATCGGCCAGTTTGAACCACATCGTGTCCGAGATCAGCGTCCCAAGGAATGACCACAAGACCACCGACGTGACCGGCCATTGACCGTGAGCGGCTAGCCCGGATGCGGTCAACACGACCGAGTCACCGAAGAAGAAGGTTCCGGCCAGGATGATCCACGAGTGATATGACGTCAGCCATGTCGCCATGGAAGCATCGGCCACAACGACCATCTCTAGGGATGCGCCGTCAGGTCGTTGGAAGCGTCCAGGAAACGCTGACGGGCCGCCAGGATTTCTTTGACAGCTCCGGTTACGCCTTCCCAGTCGCCGACATCGGACATCTTGGACGGCTCCAGAGCCTTATAGACCTCAAAGAAATGCTGAATCTCCTGCAGGAGAAACGGCGGAACATCTCCGAGATCATTCGTGGTGGCCCAACGGGCATCACTCCGCGGAACTGCGAGAACCTTGGCATCGGGGCCAGCCTCATCGGTCATCCAGCAAACCCCGATCGCTCGAGCCCGGACGCGACAGCCCGGAAATGTCGGTTCGTCCACCAGGACGAGCACATCGAGCGGGTCGCCGTCTTCGGCAAGCGTGTCAGGGACGAACCCGTAGTCAGCCGGGTACTGGGTAGCCGTGAACAGCGTGCGATCAAGCCAAATTTCACCCGTGACGTGATCGACCTCGTATTTGTTGCGCGAGCCCCGGGGGATCTCGACGATCACATCGATATCAGTTTCCATCATGCCCTCCAACGGTGCTCGACGCAGGGTAACGGGTACGCCGCCCTAGCAGCGAAACTCCGTCACTTGGAGTCTGCCTCAACGGTCGGGATTGGCTCGACGTCACCGATCACCTCTGGATCGGTGGGCTTTCACGACAGGACTATGACCCGCCCCTATCGGATAAGTTCTTGCCCGTATCGGAGATGTCAACAATGTTCCGGTAGGTGGGATAGGCAAGATCGACGAGCGGTTCAGCGGCGAAGCCGTCGAGGATCACTGTCCAAGCCGCTTCATCGGCGCCTCTCCGCTTGCGGGGGTCAACCAGAAACCTGCCGGTTAGCTGAACACCCGAGTCTTTGACCGTCATATAGACGATCGGAGAGAGCGAGCCCACCTTTATGTTGTACTTACGGGCGGTCTTGCGAAGCTCGGCCGCGCTTGTCTCAAGCGAGCCAATGCCATGTTCTTTCACGGCTTTGTCGACAATCGCCCGAGCCAGGCGCCAGTCCGATTCAAAGGTGACAAGAACGGCGAGCTCGTGCCAGACATACTCAAAGCCTTCGGTGTAATTGGCGATCGACTGGGTGAAGACGATGCCGTTCGGGACGTGAAGCAATCGACCAGTCGATTGATCAGCGTCAACCATGTGACCGCCGACTTCGAGCAACGTGAAGCGGAACAGACGAACGTCGACCACGTCCCCCTTGAGCCCACCAACTTCGATACGGTCACCAATCTTGAATGGCCGTCGGATGAGAATGAAGGCCCACCCGACGATGTTCTTGAGTAGGTCAGACAGACTGATCGCAATACCGGCCGACACAATGCCGATATAGGTGGCGAGATTACTGAATGCATTCACCCAGATCCAGGCCAGGGAGATGCCGATCAGGATCACCGCAGAATAGGCCAAACCCTTATCGGCACGATAAGAGAACTCTGGTTCCTGGGTCCGGTGGATGGTGCGAAGCGCCGCCCACCGGGCGAGGACCACGATCAGCACGACAACAACCGACCCGATCGTCTTGCCGGCGATCACGGGGTCCAAGCCCATCTGGGTGAACAAGTTGGTCACGAACGTCTCCCCCAATAAGAAGGTGCGGGGCCCGATCGAGCCCCGCACCTTCAACCATACCGGTCCTAGTTGTTGCTACCGTCGTTATTGGGGAGCATCTTGCGCCAGTAGTCCTCGGCAGGCTTGATGCCGCCAACTCCGAAAGCGATGGCCATTGCCACACCCGTGCTGGCGACGACCGCGATGAACAACGTGTTCACAATGTCGGCAGCCACCCCGAGGGTGTTGAGGGCGGCAAAGGCACCCACCACGATGAACGTCCAGCGAGCCGCTCTGGACACCCACGCCACCCCCTGAGCCTCAGCCCAAGGAGCTGAGATATCGGCGACGAACGAGCCGATCGCAGCTGCAATGACGACGATGACGATCGCCACGGCCACCAACGGGAGGTAGGCCAGCAAGGCGGCCAGGAGGATCGTCAACGAGGCGACGTTCAAAACCTAGGCGGCCATCAACAAGACCACCAGCAATGCCATCCAGTAAATGATCCTGGCGACCAGAGAACTCGCCGTGTATCCAGCCTTTTGGAGAGCGCCCGAGAGACCGGCTCGATCGAGAAGACGATCCAACCCGAGACGCGTCAGGACGTTCTCGAAGACGGTACGGATGATCTTGGCCACAAACCAGCCGACCAACAAGATAATGAAGGCACCGATCAGCTTCGGGGCGAATTCGATCACTCCGGCCCAAGCATTGCGTAAGCCTTGGGAAACACCGTCTGTGAAACTACTGACATCTACCTGTGCGAGCATGTTCTTCCTCCTCGTGGACAGTACTCATCGATAAGACCCACCCGATACCGCGAAGTTCTTGACTAAAGCAAGAACTTTCTGACACCCATCCGTGTCAAAGCGCCGTGCACGTCTCCGGACCTAACATGTCGATCCCTTGGACCATTGGACCGATCAAGAACTCGTCGATGCCGCACGGGGCGGCAGTGTGGCCGCGTTTGAGATCCTCGTGCGGCGCCATCAACCATTCATCGTGGCCTCCACCATGCGCGTGGTCCGCAACCGGGCAACCGCCGAGGACCTTGCGCAGGAAGCCATGTTCCGAGCCTGGCGAAAACTCGACGACTTCCGGGGCGACGCCCAGTTCCGCTCGTGGGTCTACCGGATTGCCACGAATCTGGCTCTCAACCACGTCCAGCGTTCCCGGGAGTCAACATCGGAAATCTCCGTTGAGCCGGCGCCGGCGCGATCAGCTGAATCGCTGGCGATGGCTGCCGAGGTCAATGAAGCCTGGGACACTGCGATTGCCTCTCTTCCGGAGGAACTTCGCCAACCCTATCTCCTTCGGGAAATCGACGGGTCGTCCTATCAGGAGATCGCCGAGCAACTCGGCATCCCTCTCAACACGGTACGCACCCGTATTCACCGTGCCCGCAGCGTCATGATGGACAGGATGGAACCATGGAAGTGAACTGTGGGATCAGCGACGAGGCCTTCGAGCACTTCCTGGCCGGTACCTCAGACGAACTCGTTGACCATGCCGCCGATTGCATCGATTGTCAGGCGCGGATGGAAGCCAGCCTCGACGAGTCCACGGCGAATTACATCGAACAGACCATGCGGGCCATCCGGATCCATTCGTTCACGCGCGAGACTTTGGAAGCCGCCGTCGACGTGAGTTCCCGCTTCGCCAAATCTGCTCTGCACTACCTAATGAAAGGCTGACCAAAATGGATGAATTCTTCGTCGTCGGGGGTGTCGTCGTCGCCGTCGTCATCATCGGTATGCTCGCCACGCGATTCATTCGTCGGTACGCCAGGCCTCTCATCGGGGAAGATTGGCACAAGAGCGTCGTTACGTTCATAGGGCTGGCAGCGGTCCTCGTCGGGTTGGGCGCGGTGGCGGTTGCTTTCAACCCGGAGACAACGGACACGCTGATCGTGACAATGGTTAAGTCCATACCGAGTCTGCTCCTCGCCGGTCTGATCATTGTGGCCGCGCTCGTCCTTGGCAGGATTGCCGGGACGCTGACTGGACGAGCGCTCCGGTCGTGGTCGAGTGTCGTGGCATCGAGGGCTGACAAAGCTGTGCGCATCACCGTGGTGACGTTCGGGGCGATCATCGCACTCGACGAACTCGGCGTTTCGACGCAGTTGCTTCTTATCCTCATTACCGCTGCAGCTGCCGCCATTGCGCTGGCCACCGCACTGGCGATCGGACTTGGATCGGTTCCCCTCGCCCGTCAGATTGCCGCCGGCCGCCACGTGTCTGACCGGTTTGCGATGGGCACGACCATCAGCGGTCCTGGTTTTCGGGGCAGAATTGTTGGGTTCGGATCCTCTTCGGTGCTTGTGGAAACGGAACCAGGCTCCCGGATCGAGGTTCCCAACGAGCTACTTCTTTTGAACCCTATCGGGGTCGAAACATCCCCAGAGGGGCCATCAACCGTTGAGGGCTAACACTCGATCGACCACCGATTCGGCGTCGAGACCGCAGTAGGTCAGGACGTCACCGGCAGACCCGAATGGCAGAAACTCGTCGGGTACGGCCAGGCTCGTTACTCGACCCGCCAGGCCAACATCGGAGAGCGCTTCGAGAACGGCAGCTCCAAACCCTCCCGAACGCACATTGTCCTCCAATGTGACGACCCGCTGATGTGCTCGAGCCCATTGCTCAAGACGGTCGTCCATCGGTTTGATCCACCGGGCGTTGACGATCGTGCACGACATGCCATGACTGGCGAGCTCCGCGGCGGCCTTTGAGGCAATCTCGACCATTCGACCTACCGCCATCAACACGACGTCCTCCCCCTCCTGCAGGACCTCCCATTCTCCAATCGTCATGGCAGGCGCCGGCAGATCAGGCATGGCCGAGACCGACAGCTTGGGAAAACGAATAGCGATCGGCCCGTCGTAGGCCACGGCGGCCGACATCATGGCGGCCAGCTCGTGGGCGTCAGCCGGAGAGCCGATAACCATATTCGGAATCATTCGCAGGTACGAGATATCAAAAACCCCATGATGGGAGGCGCCATCGGGTCCGGTGATTCCGGAACGGTCAATGAGGAAGGTGACGTTGTGTTTATGCAACGCGACCTCGTTGATGAGCTGATCGAACGCCCTGGCAAGGAAGGTCGAGTAGATCGCCACGACCGGCTTCCTACCGCCCATCGCCAGACCGGCCGCCAGCGTTACCGTGTGCTGCTCACAGATCCCGGTATCTATGACCCGCCGGTGGTCAGCGCCCTCCAAGTCGCTCAAACCCGTCGAGGAGACCATCGCCGCTGACAGAGCGATGATATCCCCATCCGTTTCCGCAAGGTCGGCCAGGACCGCCCCGGCGACATCGGTGAGCTTCAGAGAGCTGGAAGTGGGCTGACCGTTGGCAATATGAAACTCACCGACACCATGCAATTTGTCGACCGAATCGGCGATGGCTGGTTGGTAGCCCCGCCCTTTCTCGGTAAGTACGTGCACGATGGCCGGCTCGCCGAAATCTTTGGCCCGGCTCAGTGTCTCCTCGAGAAGCGGTATGTCATGGCCGTCGACCAAACCCGAATACTTCAGCCCGAGGCCGTCGAAGAACGTCGACGGCTGAATGATCTGCTTAACGGACTCTTTGACCCGTCGGGCCAGTTCGTCGGCGCCTTCACCGATCGCAGGCAGGTTTCTCAGTTGTTTCCCGACCATGCGTTTGATCCGCTCGTAGCG includes:
- a CDS encoding sigma-70 family RNA polymerase sigma factor gives rise to the protein MDHWTDQELVDAARGGSVAAFEILVRRHQPFIVASTMRVVRNRATAEDLAQEAMFRAWRKLDDFRGDAQFRSWVYRIATNLALNHVQRSRESTSEISVEPAPARSAESLAMAAEVNEAWDTAIASLPEELRQPYLLREIDGSSYQEIAEQLGIPLNTVRTRIHRARSVMMDRMEPWK
- a CDS encoding glycosyltransferase family 2 protein, translating into MGSEPSSRGVTAVVAAYNEAARIGVVLDVLTSYNGFDKVVVVDDGSTDGTREVVGRYPVTYLRVEPNQGKGHAMDVGVQHASTDLIFFADADIIGLTHHMIRETIRPVMDGSCEMFILMRNRKIYYLHLLMAFIPLLGGERALTKDLWLRLPDRYKDRFRIEAGLNFYAIYHGGGLKYHVFKGISQTVKEAKFGFWEGMGRRLKMFRDVISAAWELQRRDVPATVEARRGAVWRILGSVAGMFVGLFILGATLIGPIGFVQAVFAEELSADPDAPFVRFLLLVASSVTTPVLVAVGAIVLGLNALFFAGALFGLLTLGRTREAA
- a CDS encoding inorganic diphosphatase, coding for METDIDVIVEIPRGSRNKYEVDHVTGEIWLDRTLFTATQYPADYGFVPDTLAEDGDPLDVLVLVDEPTFPGCRVRARAIGVCWMTDEAGPDAKVLAVPRSDARWATTNDLGDVPPFLLQEIQHFFEVYKALEPSKMSDVGDWEGVTGAVKEILAARQRFLDASNDLTAHP
- a CDS encoding zinc-dependent peptidase, producing MERVNRRASRALKTPFEESDRQLLAARLSWWSNLEPTERLRMEELIRVFLVDKTIEGVFGYSPDDEVRVLIAAQACLLILGLDYGFYDDVSAIVVSPGVVVQRGSRRLDGGVVSDDHPRLAGQAMLHGPVLLVWDRVANDARHPERGHNVVLHEFAHKLDMRNGAADGVPPLTATLSERWRAQMPELLARLRAGTVMPIDAYAATNPAEFLAVATEAFFVLPVELADAEPELYLLLQEFYRQDPKARDRS
- a CDS encoding mechanosensitive ion channel, whose amino-acid sequence is MTNLFTQMGLDPVIAGKTIGSVVVVLIVVLARWAALRTIHRTQEPEFSYRADKGLAYSAVILIGISLAWIWVNAFSNLATYIGIVSAGIAISLSDLLKNIVGWAFILIRRPFKIGDRIEVGGLKGDVVDVRLFRFTLLEVGGHMVDADQSTGRLLHVPNGIVFTQSIANYTEGFEYVWHELAVLVTFESDWRLARAIVDKAVKEHGIGSLETSAAELRKTARKYNIKVGSLSPIVYMTVKDSGVQLTGRFLVDPRKRRGADEAAWTVILDGFAAEPLVDLAYPTYRNIVDISDTGKNLSDRGGS
- a CDS encoding DUF1003 domain-containing protein, which encodes METHAERVVKSVEHLQGAFGGDAFGCKAEAFARFFGTPRFLIGQTFLVIAWIVVNVVAVAKRWDPYPFILLNLAFSLQAAYAAPLILLAQTRQADRDKAHSALDIKHREDLAAGFMQRQELVSRQNLDLKELLELNTRLTKQIDRLTAEIHQNVVAAASGSPAN
- a CDS encoding 1-deoxy-D-xylulose-5-phosphate synthase, which produces MSGLLTSINSPRDLDALSEAQLVELAGEIREFLVDRISKTGGHLSPNLGVVELTLALHRVFDSPVDKILWDVGHQVYVHKLVTGRHDFSNLRRMGGLSGYPSREESEHDFIESSHASVSLSYALGNALANEQSGSDAFTIAVIGDGALTGGVAYEALNHIAVTRPARLIVVVNDNGRSYAPTVGGIAALGHLRFDPRYERIKRMVGKQLRNLPAIGEGADELARRVKESVKQIIQPSTFFDGLGLKYSGLVDGHDIPLLEETLSRAKDFGEPAIVHVLTEKGRGYQPAIADSVDKLHGVGEFHIANGQPTSSSLKLTDVAGAVLADLAETDGDIIALSAAMVSSTGLSDLEGADHRRVIDTGICEQHTVTLAAGLAMGGRKPVVAIYSTFLARAFDQLINEVALHKHNVTFLIDRSGITGPDGASHHGVFDISYLRMIPNMVIGSPADAHELAAMMSAAVAYDGPIAIRFPKLSVSAMPDLPAPAMTIGEWEVLQEGEDVVLMAVGRMVEIASKAAAELASHGMSCTIVNARWIKPMDDRLEQWARAHQRVVTLEDNVRSGGFGAAVLEALSDVGLAGRVTSLAVPDEFLPFGSAGDVLTYCGLDAESVVDRVLALNG
- a CDS encoding VTT domain-containing protein produces the protein MATWLTSYHSWIILAGTFFFGDSVVLTASGLAAHGQWPVTSVVLWSFLGTLISDTMWFKLADRTMHKIRGNEERAASFYRLTNRLDGMVGEHPHRGLLFVKFLWGTRTLSIVYMASRKVPTRTFVVFDAIGTLAWLAVLVPIGWLASQGIANLNGDLTRIEYGLPILLVLAVMLKKGRAWVLNRRLVASQLS